The following are encoded together in the Halopiger aswanensis genome:
- a CDS encoding AI-2E family transporter — protein MSDTAAPTDWIVDQPGLTALGLVSALLALVVLLPYLQFVLFGVVLAYILFPVQRRLERYVRPTIAAGAVVVGTLLTVLLPLVYVIAIAVRQSLDVAQSVRGGEFNVAEIEALLEANGIAVDLAALYEANQDRIATAVQEVTMSVMGFLGNLPSLFIGLTVTLFVLFALLRDGERLVAWVQWVLPVDDAVLADLRGGLDDLMWASVVGNVAVAAIQAVLLGVGLAIAGVPAVVFLTVATFVLTLLPLVGAFGVWLPVAGYLVAVGRPTVGAAVVVYGLLVTFSDTYLRPALIGQTEAFNAATVVVGIFGGLIAFGAVGLFIGPVVLGGSKLALDCFARGHAGTPPDGAPPEGSAAEPDATESATGREPTDADDSDADDTDADE, from the coding sequence ATGTCAGATACCGCCGCGCCGACCGACTGGATCGTCGATCAGCCCGGACTGACCGCGCTCGGACTGGTGAGCGCCCTCCTCGCGCTGGTCGTCCTCCTCCCGTACCTACAGTTCGTCCTGTTCGGCGTCGTCCTCGCGTACATCCTGTTTCCCGTCCAGCGACGCCTCGAGCGGTACGTCAGACCGACGATCGCTGCGGGCGCCGTCGTCGTCGGCACGCTCCTGACGGTCCTTCTCCCGCTCGTCTACGTGATCGCGATCGCCGTTCGACAGTCGCTCGACGTCGCTCAGTCCGTCAGAGGCGGTGAATTCAACGTTGCGGAGATCGAGGCACTGCTCGAGGCCAACGGCATCGCCGTCGATCTCGCTGCGCTGTACGAGGCGAATCAGGATCGGATCGCAACGGCGGTTCAGGAGGTGACGATGAGCGTGATGGGGTTCCTCGGAAACCTCCCGAGCCTCTTTATCGGCCTGACGGTGACGCTGTTCGTCCTCTTCGCCCTGCTGCGGGACGGGGAACGACTCGTCGCGTGGGTGCAGTGGGTGTTGCCGGTCGACGACGCGGTACTGGCGGACCTCCGCGGCGGACTGGACGACCTCATGTGGGCCTCGGTCGTGGGGAACGTCGCCGTCGCGGCGATTCAGGCGGTGCTGCTCGGCGTCGGGTTAGCGATCGCCGGCGTCCCCGCCGTCGTCTTCCTCACAGTCGCGACGTTCGTCCTGACGCTGCTGCCGCTGGTCGGCGCGTTCGGCGTCTGGCTCCCGGTCGCTGGGTACCTCGTCGCGGTCGGCCGGCCGACCGTCGGCGCGGCCGTCGTCGTGTACGGGCTGCTCGTCACGTTCTCCGATACGTACTTGCGACCCGCGTTAATCGGCCAGACCGAAGCGTTCAACGCCGCGACCGTCGTCGTCGGTATCTTCGGCGGACTCATCGCGTTCGGTGCGGTCGGGCTGTTTATCGGCCCCGTCGTCCTCGGAGGGTCGAAACTCGCGCTCGACTGTTTCGCCCGCGGCCACGCCGGGACGCCGCCCGACGGAGCGCCGCCCGAGGGGTCGGCAGCCGAACCCGATGCGACCGAGTCGGCTACTGGCCGAGAACCGACCGACGCGGACGACTCCGACGCGGACGACACCGACGCCGACGAGTAA